From the uncultured Fibrobacter sp. genome, one window contains:
- a CDS encoding AraC family transcriptional regulator, which translates to MLNINGIEWLHKVGCYHTTLERDPLLVLEFCRKGQISWAGGALPCNQLKAGEMLVYDAWTSGALTRSADYCGDRILFFEESIKYIREHFAGFLIDIKMLAQKMCRPGRPFIVHTKEEVASAFEKIDNKSKNLQAEYGRLAILELLLTLKNLDTQRESICRECNLSSMQIEKIYCIRSFICENMDSHFTIEELSNKFDMPPTAMKLCFKNVFGLPVFTYARRERMKLAAKQLRECDRGILEIAGEVGYNNGSKFAHAFQDVMGMTPKEYRKKYRMTNVA; encoded by the coding sequence ATGTTGAATATTAACGGAATTGAATGGTTGCACAAAGTCGGGTGCTACCATACAACGCTTGAAAGGGATCCGCTCCTGGTTCTTGAATTTTGCCGAAAGGGGCAAATCAGCTGGGCCGGCGGAGCACTCCCCTGCAATCAGCTGAAGGCAGGAGAAATGCTAGTTTACGATGCGTGGACTTCGGGAGCGCTAACGCGTTCCGCCGATTACTGCGGCGACCGCATTTTGTTCTTTGAAGAATCAATAAAATACATCCGCGAACATTTTGCAGGTTTTCTGATTGACATCAAGATGCTCGCACAGAAAATGTGCCGACCGGGCCGACCGTTCATCGTCCACACCAAGGAAGAAGTCGCCAGCGCCTTCGAAAAGATTGACAACAAGTCAAAGAATTTGCAGGCGGAATATGGCAGACTCGCCATTTTGGAGCTTTTGCTCACCCTGAAAAACCTAGACACGCAGCGAGAATCCATTTGCCGCGAATGCAATTTATCTTCGATGCAAATTGAAAAAATCTACTGCATCCGTTCTTTTATCTGCGAAAACATGGACAGTCATTTCACCATCGAGGAACTTTCCAACAAGTTTGACATGCCGCCTACCGCCATGAAGCTTTGCTTCAAGAACGTATTCGGATTGCCGGTGTTTACCTACGCACGCCGCGAGCGCATGAAACTGGCTGCCAAGCAACTTCGCGAGTGCGACCGAGGGATTCTCGAAATCGCAGGCGAAGTCGGTTACAATAACGGGAGCAAGTTCGCCCACGCCTTCCAGGATGTGATGGGCATGACCCCCAAGGAATACAGGAAAAAATACAGGATGACAAACGTCGCATAA
- a CDS encoding TonB-dependent receptor, with translation MKKMFIYKAATLALIFATVGAVSVRAQDDEITSIDDFLEETAPENSESADVSNSDAPAQTSASGVTQLDELSVESEIEAEQAKQAKKAESVATIDAAEMQNTSKTVSKAVNSASGVKVRKSGGMGSEGKVNIRGMEGKNIKVLVNGVPVETQGNLGLDDIPIDQIADIEVYKGYVPARFATDGAGGAINIITKKRPANSIDASYSLSSFNTHKASVTASHLVDSIVGGAGLEVGVSGYFNHSDNDYKFTSPYMKSSTGKDTSIVRDHDHYTSYNVQAFANLMNAWFDQVSLGVSYGAFEKEIQGDANRIVEAMSEGYNFGATFGLDKKNIFVKDLNFGNHFSFGYGENKVIDTSRVHCRNWYACDTAKKNVGELSSMGLPKLRTVQAYDFNNLLNLDYQFIKNQFVYWNTLFRYHKEDPEDDVGSEMVGFNTAGFPGKTISVTTGLSLEDNFFDSRLQNLLGFKFHYLKAEISNTSTSLLQQASVESNDYTDFSYDESLMFRIVKPLSIKGSYQHAVRLPTPDELFGDGVRVSAATNLKPEEADNFNVGLSLDLQEIPLFARFRFDGDVFYSYYKNRIHYMGTSQMSVPYFNMDPIRGWGYEGDVKLDVNEWVLLGTNWTFQDLRNIDYNAKQGILEDAIIPNIPRFFMNYMAEFHMGDILNKNDFVKFWWAANYTDEYYYGWKVSSRQSRKIDASFTQDLGVEYSVWENKLAWSFEVDNFMDETVYDKYGESKPGRTFATKIRYSFR, from the coding sequence ATGAAAAAGATGTTTATTTACAAGGCGGCTACGCTTGCCCTTATATTTGCTACGGTTGGTGCGGTTTCGGTCCGTGCTCAAGATGATGAAATTACTTCGATAGATGATTTTCTAGAAGAAACTGCTCCAGAAAATTCGGAGTCTGCCGATGTGTCGAATTCAGATGCCCCAGCACAAACAAGTGCGTCGGGGGTTACGCAGCTAGATGAACTTTCGGTGGAATCTGAAATAGAAGCGGAACAAGCGAAGCAGGCCAAAAAGGCCGAATCGGTTGCGACGATTGATGCTGCTGAAATGCAGAATACCAGCAAGACTGTTTCGAAGGCGGTCAACTCTGCCTCGGGTGTGAAGGTGCGCAAGTCGGGCGGCATGGGCAGCGAAGGCAAGGTCAACATTCGCGGCATGGAAGGCAAGAATATCAAGGTGCTCGTGAACGGTGTCCCGGTTGAAACGCAGGGCAACTTGGGCCTTGACGATATTCCTATTGATCAAATTGCCGATATCGAAGTCTATAAGGGGTATGTTCCGGCACGTTTTGCAACGGATGGCGCAGGCGGTGCTATCAATATCATTACCAAGAAACGTCCTGCCAATTCGATTGACGCTTCTTACAGCCTTTCGAGTTTTAATACGCACAAGGCTTCTGTAACGGCGAGCCACTTGGTGGATAGTATTGTGGGTGGCGCAGGCTTGGAAGTGGGTGTGTCGGGGTATTTTAACCATTCCGACAACGATTACAAATTTACTTCGCCTTATATGAAAAGTTCTACGGGCAAAGACACGAGCATTGTTCGCGATCACGACCATTACACCTCTTACAATGTACAGGCTTTTGCAAACTTGATGAATGCTTGGTTTGACCAGGTTTCGCTGGGTGTAAGCTACGGTGCGTTTGAGAAGGAAATTCAGGGCGATGCAAACCGCATTGTGGAAGCGATGTCCGAAGGGTACAATTTTGGAGCGACATTCGGGCTTGACAAGAAGAATATCTTTGTGAAAGACTTGAATTTTGGAAACCATTTTTCGTTCGGGTATGGCGAAAATAAAGTCATTGATACGAGCCGAGTGCACTGCCGCAACTGGTATGCTTGCGATACGGCAAAGAAAAATGTGGGCGAACTTTCGTCAATGGGACTCCCGAAACTGAGGACTGTTCAGGCTTATGACTTCAACAATTTGTTGAATTTAGATTATCAGTTCATCAAGAATCAGTTTGTTTACTGGAATACTCTTTTCAGGTATCATAAGGAAGACCCTGAAGATGATGTGGGCTCTGAAATGGTGGGCTTCAATACGGCGGGTTTCCCGGGAAAGACAATTTCTGTGACGACGGGCCTTTCGCTTGAAGATAATTTCTTTGATTCTAGGTTGCAGAACTTACTTGGTTTCAAATTTCACTACTTGAAGGCTGAAATTTCTAACACATCGACGAGCTTGTTGCAGCAGGCTTCTGTAGAATCGAACGATTATACGGATTTCAGTTACGATGAAAGCTTGATGTTTAGGATTGTAAAGCCGCTTTCAATCAAGGGCTCCTACCAGCATGCGGTGCGCTTGCCCACGCCTGATGAACTCTTTGGCGATGGGGTGCGCGTGAGTGCCGCGACTAACCTCAAGCCCGAAGAAGCGGACAATTTTAACGTGGGACTGTCTCTTGATTTGCAGGAAATCCCGTTGTTTGCACGATTCCGATTTGACGGAGACGTATTCTATTCCTATTACAAGAACCGCATCCATTATATGGGAACTTCGCAAATGTCGGTGCCGTACTTTAACATGGACCCGATTCGCGGATGGGGCTACGAAGGCGACGTAAAACTCGATGTAAATGAATGGGTGCTGCTCGGAACGAACTGGACTTTCCAGGATTTGCGCAATATAGATTATAACGCCAAGCAGGGAATTCTTGAAGATGCAATCATCCCGAACATTCCTCGGTTCTTTATGAATTATATGGCCGAATTCCACATGGGTGATATACTCAACAAGAACGATTTTGTCAAGTTCTGGTGGGCTGCAAATTACACCGATGAATACTATTACGGCTGGAAAGTCAGTTCCCGCCAAAGCAGAAAAATCGATGCGTCGTTCACGCAGGATTTAGGTGTTGAATATTCCGTGTGGGAAAATAAACTCGCTTGGAGCTTTGAAGTCGATAACTTTATGGACGAAACCGTTTACGATAAGTATGGAGAATCTAAACCGGGACGCACTTTCGCGACTAAGATTAGATACAGTTTTAGGTAG